The following nucleotide sequence is from Tardiphaga sp. 709.
GAAGCATTGGCGCGCTGGCATGATCCCGTATTGGGCGATGTGTCACCGGCGAAGTTCATTCCGCTCGCGGAGGAATGCGGGCTCATCGAGCAGATCGGTGTCTGGTCGCTGCGCGAGGCGTGCAGGCAGATTGCGGCGTGGCAAAAGGCAGGGCTCGATGTGCCTTGCGTCTCGGTCAACCTGTCGCCGATCAATTTTCTGAATCCGGGATTGCCGGCGTTGATTTCCGACATCATCGCGGAAAACGGGCTGGCGCCGAACAGGCTGATGCTCGAAGTCACCGAGGGCGCGGTGATGAGCGAACATACGACCGCGATCGAGATCATGAAGCAGATCCGCGCGGCCGGCATCGGCTTGTCGATGGATGATTTCGGCACGGGTTATTCGAGCTTGAGCCGTCTGGCGCATTTGCCGGTGCGCGAGCTGAAGATCGATCGCAGCTTCATGCGCGGTATCGAGACCGAGGTCTGTGCTCTGGCGATCACCACCGCCATCGTGTGCGTCGGGCAGAGTCTCAACATGACGGTCGTGGCCGAAGGCGTCGAGACCGAAGAGCAGCGCAGGATTCTCGCCGGGCTGGGCTGTGACGTCATTCAGGGTTTCCTGTATTCGCCCGCATTGTCCGCATTCGATTTCGAAGCCTGGCTGGTGGCCCGCCATGCCGAACGCTGGGCGGCGCTGGTCGACGAGCGCCGGGCCGATGCTTCGCAAGAGGACATACGGCCGGGTGCGCTTGCGGTCATGTAATCTCGATAAGTTGACGACCGTCGTTAACGCGTTGTTAACGACATCCGGTTTTCCGGCCCCTCGAGATGAGGTCGAACGAACTTCTTAGCTACTGGAGTTCAAATACAGTCGTACCTGCGAATGACATTGCCGTTGTAACGAAGACAGCCGCCATCGTGCTCACGCGGCTCCCGTGATCGAAGGTTGTTTCATGCCTACAAGCCCTGTCGGCCAGCCCAGTGAAGCTGCAAAGGCGCTGTTCTCGGCGTTCGAACAGGCAGTCGATCCTGTCGTTATCACGGGCGTCGACAATCAGATCCGGCACTTCAATGCCGCGGCCGAGCGCATGTGGGGATATCACCGCGACGAAGTGGTCGGCCGGCAGATCAGCGTCCTCGTGCCGCCCGACGTGCGCGAACATCTCGATGGAGCGATCGCGGCAAAGTCTGCCATGGATCCCCGGACTGCGGTCAAGGGCCGCCGCGAGTTCAGGCTCAGCCGCAAGGACGGGAGCGAGGCCTGGGGCGCGTTCTCGATCTCCCGCGTCGATTATGCCGGCAAGACGCTCTACATCAACTTCATCCGCGACGTGACGGACGATGTCCGCGACCGCGAGCAAAATACGCTGATGGCACTCGTTGCCGAAAAGACCGACCGTGTCGTGATGGTCTCCAAGCGCGACATGACCATCGTCTATGTCAACGACGCTTTTACGGAGCTGTTCGGATACACCCTCGCGGAAGCGATGGGCAAACACCCCCGGGATCTGCTGACCGGAGAATATACCGACAACGAAACGCTGGAGCGGTTTCACGCGCAGATCGATGCCGAAGGACACGGGCAAGAGGATATCCTTGTCTACGACAAGGACGGTCACGAGATCTGGATCTCAAGCACGGTCAACGCAGGCCGCAATGAAGCCGGTGAGGTCGAGCACCTCGTCGCGGTGCTCGCCGACATCACCGAGAGCAAACAGATCAATTCGCTGCAGCATCATGTGCTGGAGAATCTCGCCAATGACATGCCGGTCGTGGATGTGATCGGCGATCTCTGCCACCGCGTCGAAGCCATCGCGCCTGATATCGTCTCGTCGGTGCTGCATGTGGACGCGGACGGTCGGCTCCATCCACTCGGCGGCCCCAGTCTTCCGCCGGCCTTCGCGCCCATTATTGACGGTATTGCCATCGGTCCCGATGTCGGGTCCTGCGGCGCTGCGGCCTTTCTCGGCCACGCGGTGCTGGCCACCGATATCGCCACCGATCCGCGGTGGCTGCCCTATAATACGCTGCCACTGGAAGCCGGCTTGCGCGCCTGCTGGTCGACGCCGATCAAGGCGCGGGATGGTCGCGTCATCGGTGCCTTTGCCTTCTATTTCCATGAAATGCGCGGCCCGACGCGCTGGCACCAGACTATCGTCGACGCCTGTGTGCATCTGTGCGCACTGGCCATTGAACGGCACGAGGCCCGCAGCGAAATCGCGCGTCTGGCCTATTTCGATGCGCTGACCGGCCTGCCGAACCGCGCGCAACTGCGCCAGATCCTGACGGGGCTGATCGACAAGAGCAAACCACGGGACCGCATTGCCGTGATGTTCCTCGATATCGATCACTTCAAGGACGTCAACGACACGCTCGGTCATTCCATCGGCGATGAGTTGCTGGTCACGGTCACGCAACGACTGTGCAGGCAGATCCGGCCGGCCGATACGCTGAGCCGGCAGGGCGGCGACGAATTCGTTATTGTGCTGCCGAATTGCGATGTTGAAGGCGCCGCCTTGATCGCTAGCCGCCTGCTCGAGACGCTGCTGCCGCCCATGCAACTCGGCGCCAAGCTGGTGCCGGTATCCGCCAGTATCGGCGTCAGCATCTATCCCGACAATGCCGGCGATATCGACGGTCTGCTCAAACATGCCGATGCGGCGATGTATCAGGCCAAGCAGGCCGGTCGCTCGACCTATCGCTTCTTCAGTGCGGAGATGAACCGCCTCAGCGAGGAGCGACTCGCCTTCAGTACGGCGCTGCGCAATGCCATCGTGCAGGATGCGCTGCGGCTTCACTATCAGCCGCAGGTGCGCGCTGACGGTCGCCTTTACGGTGTCGAGGCGCTGGCCCGCTGGTCCGATCCGGTGCTCGGCGAAGTGCCGCCGTCGAAATTCATCCCGCTCGCGGAAGAATACGGGCTGATCGAGCTGATCGGCACCTGGTCGCTGCGCGAAGCATGCCGGCAGGTCGCGGCCTGGCGCAAAAATGGCGTCGATGTACCCAGCGTCTCGGTCAATCTGTCGCCGATCAACTTCCAGAATGGCGATCTCGCCACGCTGGTCGGCGAGGTGATCGCCGAAAATGGCCTGTCGCCGGACATGCTGATGCTGGAGGTCACCGAAGGCGTGGTGATGAGCGAGCATTCGACCGCCGTCGAGACCATGGAGAAAATTCGCAAGTCCGGCGTGCAGCTATCGATGGATGATTTCGGTACCGGCTATTCCAGCCTCAGCCGTCTCGCGCATCTGCCGATTCGTGAGTTGAAGATCGATCGCAGCTTTATGCGTGGCCTTGAAAGCGAGGCGAGCGCGCTGGCGATTACGCGCGCCATCATCCGCGTCGGCCAGAGCCTCGACATGATCGTGGTCGCCGAGGGCGTGGAGACCGATGGGCAGCGTCGGATTCTCACCGAGCTCGGCTGTGACGTTATCCAGGGCTTCGTCTATTCGCCTGCGCTGCCGGTGCCGGATTTCGAGCTCTGGCTCGCGAGTCACGAAGCGTCGCGTGCCGCCACGACCCTGAGCGATATGCGGCGTCAGGCGGAGCGGACGCGCGGCGCCTTGCCCGTCAGGCGAATCCCTTAATCCTCACCGCTTGTCGAGCATCTCGCGCACCTTGCCGCCGAGCGCTGCTTGCGTGATCGGCTTTTGCAGCAGCGACACGCCGGGATCGAGCCGGCCCTGATGCACGATGGCGTTGCGCGAATAGCCTGTCATGAACAACACTTTCAGTTTCGGCTGCCGCTTCTGCATCTCGTCGGCCAGCAGTCGCCCGTTCATGCCGGGCATCACGATATCGGTCAGCAGCAGGTCGAACGGTTCGGGGTCAGCGGCAAAATCCGCCAGCGCTGCGTCGGCATTGCCGGCCTCGCGGACCTGATAGTTGAGACCTTCCAGCGTCTCGACCAGGTAGGACCGCACATCCGGATCGTCCTCCACGATCATCACAGTCTCGTTGCCGTTGCTGCCGACGATGCGCCTCTCGATCTCGGTCGATTGCTCCGTATGCTGTCTGCTGCGCGGCAGATAGACCTTGATGGTCGTGCCTTCGCCGACCTCGCTATAGATCTTCACATGGCCGCCGGATTGCTTGACGAAACCGTAGACCTGACTCAGGCCGAGACCGGTGCCCTGTCCGGGCTCCTTGGTGGTGAAGAACGGATCGAAGGCGCGCTCCTGCACGTCCTTTGGCATGCCCGGGCCGGTATCCGTCACCGAGATCAGGACATACTGCCCGATGACGACATCGGAATTCTGCAGGGCGTAGATCTCGTCGATAAAAGCGTTGCTGGTTTCGATCGTCAATTTGCCCGAGCCGGCCATAGCGTCGCGTGCATTGACCACGAGATTGAGGATGGCGGCTTCCATCTGGCTCGGATCGACCTCGACCTGCCACAGCCCGGCGCCGCCGACGATTTCGAGATCGATGTTCTCGCTCAATGTGCGCTGGAAGAAGTCCGACATGCCGTGGAGCGATCCATTGACATTGATGGTCTTCGGGTCGAGCGGCTGCTTGCGTGCGAAGGCGAGCAGGCGCTGCGTCAGCACCACGGCGCGCTGCGCGCCGCCGGCCGCGCTGGCAATGACGCGCCTGAGGCGATCGCGCGACGATTCCGTCCAGGTCGAGATGCTGTGCTCGGCGATTTCGAGATTGCCGATGATGATGGTCAGCAGATTGTTGAAGTCATGAGCGACACCGCCGGTGAGGTGGCCGATCGCTTCCATCTTGTGCGTATGGCGCAGCATGTCCTCGGCTTCGCGCCGGTGCCGGCCTTCCTCGATCAGCGCCAGTTCGGTTTCGCGCAATTGCGCAGGCGAGGGGATCGCCAGTAGTCGTGGCAGCAGTGGCCAGAGAATCGCTGCGGTGACGACCGAGGCGATGGCGGTGATCGCCTTGAGGATTCCTTCGGCGCCATAGGCCGGAACCCACAGCGTGTAGATCGACATCACATGAGTCAGGCCGCAGGCCATGATGAAGAGCGCGAAGGCCCAGAAGATCCAGCCGAACTCCACATCGCGGCGCTTCCAGACGAAGATTGTGAGGACGATGGGGATCGAGAAATAGGCCGCGGCGATCAGTGCGTCCGAGCCGACGTGAAGCCAGATCAGGCCGGGATCCCACAGCAGGCAAATGCCGTGCGGGGCAAACATGGAACTATCGAGAAAGTTCTTGAGTGATGCCCACATCGCCTGCCCCTGCCGATAGCTGGTATCGTGGAACCAGCGTGACTGGGCGGTGTGGAGGCGTCAAGCGTGAGCGCAATTGCGAACGGGGCTTATCTCCCGCCGAATGCGCTGCGGGGATTTGCGAGTTCGGTGAGGGCGCCGATGATCTGGTGCTGGCGATAGGGTTTGGCAATGAAGCGGCCGCCATCCGGCAGGTCGCGTTCGCCTATCCTGAAGTGGCCTGATGTCGCGATGATGCGAATGGGCGGCCAGCGATTGGCGACCGCATGGGCGAGCTTGAGCCCGTTCATCGAGCCGGGCATGTCGATATCGGTAAAGATGATGCGGATATCGTTGCGCGCTTCGAGCACGCGGATCGCGGCGTCAGCGTCCGGCGCCTCGATCACCCGGAAACCGGCGTCCTCGATCATCTCGACCGCAAACATGCGCAGCAGCACGTCGTCCTCGACGACCAGGACGGTGGCGGGGAGGGTGGCGTTGTTTACGGCAGCGTCTTGGGCCATGGGATTTGAACCTTGATCGCCGGTTCCATGGGCCGCAGGGCCGGGATGGTTCGGGTCGAAAGCGTCGGTCAGTCTAAACGTGATCAATCCAATACGAATATAGGTCGCGTAAAAACTGTTTTGGTTCGCATGTCTTTGCTAAGCGAGCTGCTCGTGCTTTCGTTCCGCCGCCTGCGAAAAAAAATCGTGAAGATGACGGAAATCCGCGGCGGCCGCCGGGTCAGTCGTTCTTGCGCCCGGCATCGGTGCGGTCGCGGACTGTCTTGAACACACCATGCGCCGTGGCGACCACGTGATCGTTCACACTGACCTCGGTGCTCATGAAGATCAGGCTCTTGGTGGCGCGCACGACCTTCGGCCGGGAGATCATCAGGTCGCCGATCCGCGCGGCATCGACGAAATAAGTATCCATCTGGACCGTGGCGAGCGCCTCGACCCCTGCAGCCTCGCGCGCCGCCATGCCGCAGCTCCGGTCGGCCAGCGTCATCACCGCCCCGCCCTGAACCACGCCGCGGCGGTTGCGGTGCTTGTCCTGGCCGAGAATGGCGAATTCATTGATGCCATCGACGATCCGGTGCCACATCGGGCCGACGAAATGGATGAACCCGTCATCGTCCATGATGCGCCAGCCGGCGGCTTCGAGGTCAGCATAGGCCGCGTCAGTCGCCGCATCAGTCATGGATTTTCCTTCTTGCGAGATATCGATGGGCTGGAGGGAGTGATGCTAGGTCATACAAAAGCGCGGGACGGGTGGATAGGACGTCGCGGCGAGGGGGCGCGTCGCAATCTGCATGGCTCGTCGTCGGCGAAGCTGGCAGAGCGTGAACCCCGCCACTCCATTTGGAGTGGCGGGGAAGCCCGATTTACACACGTCATTCCGGGGCAGGACGGACCGCACAGCGGGCCGGACTGAACCCGGAATCCCCGAGTGTTTTGCGCTGTCTGGAGATTCCCATGCTGAGATTCCGGGGTCGCGATACGCCGCCTTCGGCGCCTCCTCGCGCCCCGGAATGACGGGTATGGAACGGCAGGACAGTGCTTAAACATTTTTTCCTATCTCCCGTTGACAGCATCTCCATCAGGTTTATATTCCCCTTTGTCCTGCCCCACCGAGAGGGGCGATCGCGATCGTCACGTTCGCGGGGCTGGATGCGGTGGACGCCGGAGATGCGGCGTTACGCGGTTCACGGGTGACGTCTGTCTTCGGGCAGGACGGATCTGCGCCAGCACTGCCACTGGCAAGGAGACGGCCGGCCTTCGGATGGAAAGACCCTCTGGACAGTGTGACGGACGACCAAATCGAAACGCGTCCGGCTTACTCGCTTGAGGCTCCCTGTCCCTCCGCCGTGGGACCATCATTTTGGTGATCGGACCGTTCGCCAAGGCAAAGTGCAAGCAGGCTGAAAAAACACCGCAGGCGGAACGTCGGGCACTTGCTCGGCGCCTCCGAAAGTCCTGATGCACTCTCAATTGCGGAAGACCGCATTCGCATCAGGCCCAAGGGTGCAACGGGCACCCGGCGTTCCGCACGCCCTCTCACAGGAGGGTGGGAATGCAAGCGACGACGGCGCCCCCGCGCCGCAAACAATGGGGGCGATGACGCATGTCTGAAGAGCAGTGGCTGTTTGAAATTTGAAAAGAGAAAGCGTCCCCGCTCGTCATTCCGGGGCAGGCCGGGCCGCGAAGCGGGCCGGAATGAGCCCGGAATCTTGAGGTGGCTTGGCGTTGTCGAGACACTCCCATGTCGAGATTCCGGGCTCGGCCTCGGCGCCTGCGGCGTCGATCCCGCCCCGGAATGACGAATACTCCCTACACCTTCACCATCCGCTTGCCGCGGTTCTCACCGGCCAGCAAACCGATCAGTGCCTGCGGCGTGTTCTCCAGCCCATCGATGACGTCTTCCTGCACCTTGAGCTTGCCCGCGGCGACCCAGGACTGCAGATCCGTCAGGGCCTTTTCGCGCTGGTTCATATAGTCCATCACGATGAAGCCCTGCATGATCAGGCGTTTCACCACGATGAGACCGGGCACGCCGCGCGGGCCGGTCGCAGAGGGCGCGCCGTCATATTGCGAGATGGCGCCGCAGCAGGCGATGCGGCCGTTGAGATTCATTTGTGCGAGACACGCCTCGAGAATGTCGCCGCCGACATTGTCGAAATAGACGTCGATGCCACTGGGAGCAGCCGCCTTCAGCGCCTTGAACACCGCGCCGTCCTTGTAGTCCACCGCAGCATCGAAGCCGAGTTCTTTGGTCAGCCAGTCGCACTTGTCCTTGCCGCCGGCGATGCCGATCACACGGCAGCCCTTGATCTTGGCGATCTGGCCGACGATGGAGCCGACCGAGCCTGCCGCCGCCGAGACGACGACGGTCTCGCCTGCCTTGGGCTTGCCGACATCGAGCAGCCCGAAATAGGCGGTGAGGCCGGCAATGCCATAGACGCTGAGCAGATGCGTCATCGGCTCCATCTTCGGCATTTTGTTGAGATGCTTGGCTGGCACCGCCGCGTAATTCTGCCAGCCGGTGTCGCCGAACACGATGTCACCCGGCTTCAGCGCAGGCGACTTCGAGGACACGACTTCGGCAATGCCGCCGCCCGCCATCACCGTATTGGCCTCGACAGCCGCGCGATAGGTCGCGCCATGCATCCATGCGCGATTGGCGGCATCGAGCGAGATGTAACGCACGCGCAGCAGCGCTTCGCCATCCTTCGGCTCGGGAATCGGGCCCTTTGATAGTTTGAAATGCTCGGGCCCCAATTTTCCTGTGGGCTTTTCGACGAGCAGCACCTGATGATTGACGGTGTCGGTCATGGCCGTTGTCTCCCTGTTTCTTCCTTTGTCGAAACTTGTTGCAGTCGCCGCGTACAAAACAATCAGGCTGCACAGTTTTTGTAGTTGGCGATGACGCTATGCGGCAGCGCGGCAATCCACAACGGCTATTTACCGCCTGATGATACCGAAACGGTACGCGGCTGACGAAGCTGGTTGCGTGCCCTGATCAATATGACAGACTGTCGCAGTTGGGAATGTGTAACGGGGGTCGGTATGTCGAACAGGTTTACGCAATACATTCTGATCGCGATGGCGCTGGGCATCGTGATGGGCTCGTTGGTTTTCAACTATTTGCCCGATAGCCGTGTCGAGATCGCGGCCGACGTCAATCTGATCGCCATGTTGTTTCTGCGCCTGATCAAGATGATCATCGCGCCCCTGGTCTTCGCCACGCTGGTCGGCGGCATCGCTCATATGGGCTCGGGCTCCAAGCTCGGCCGCATCTTCGCCAAGACCATGGGCTGGTTCGTCAGCGCCTCCTTCATCTCGCTGCTGCTCGGCCTCGTGATGGTCAACCTGTTGCAGCCCGGCGCGAATTTCCCGGGAACGCTGCCGGCTGCGGGGCAATCGACGGGCCTGCCGGTGTCGGCTTTCTCCATCGAGAAATTCCTGACCCATCTGATCCCGACCTCTATCGCGGATGCGATGGCGCAGAACGAGATCCTGCAGATCGTCATCTTCGCCATCTTCTTCGCCGTTGCCATGGGCGCGATGCCGGAACGCTCCAAGCCGATGTTGGCGCTGATCGATGACCTCGGTCACATCATGCTGAAAGTGACAGGCTATGTGATGCTGTTCGCGCCGCTGGCGGTGTGGGCGGCGATCATGGCGACCGTATCGAAGAACGGTCTCGGCGTACTCTGGAAGCTGATCGTCTTCATGGGCGGCTTCTATCTGTCGCTGGCGATCCTGTGGGCGATCCTCATCGTCGTCGGCTTTGTCGTCATCGGCCCGCGCTACAGCCATCTGCTGCGGCTGATCCGCGAGCCGCTGATGATCGCCTTCTCCACGGCAAGTTCGGAAGCCGCCTATCCGAAGACGCTGGAAGGCCTCAACCGCTTTGGCGCCTCGTCGCGCATCTCAAGTTTCGTGCTGCCGCTGGGCTATTCGTTCAATCTCGACGGCACGATGATGTACTGCACCTTCGCGAGCATCTTCATCGCGCAGACCTATCACATCGAGATGTCGCTCGGCACGCAGCTCGCGATGCTGGCGACGCTGATGATCACCTCGAAGGGCGTGGCCGGTGTGCCGCGTGCGTCCCTGGTGGTGATCGCGTCGACGCTCAGCCAGTTCAACATTCCGGAAGCCGGATTGTTGATGATCATGGGCATCGACACCTTCCTCGATATGGGCCGCAGCGCCACCAATGTGATCGGCAATTCGCTGGCCACGGCCGTGGTCGCGAAATGGGAGGGCGAACTCGCGCCCGAACATGAGCTGGGTCCCGACGATGTGGTGCCTGGCGACATGATTCCCGGAGAAATCCCCGCCCTCGGACATGGTTGAGGTGCGTGATGCGCTACTATCTGACCGGTTCGATCACCGGGCTGCTGGCAACTCTGCTGCTGGCGACGGCTGCGCAGGCGCAAGCGCCTGCGGAAGGGCTTAGCCCGACGCTGGCGGCGATCAAGAAGGCACATGTGGTCAAACTCGGCTACCGCGAGAGCTCGCCGCCATTCTCGTTCCTCGACCAGGCGGGCCGGCCGATCGGCTACAGTCTCGAACTCTGCGAGGCCATCGTTGAGGATATCGGCATCGAGGTCGACGATCCCCAGCTCAAGATCGAATATGTAAAAGTGACGTCGGACGATCGCATTCCCGCGGTGGTCGACGGCAAGATCGATCTCGAATGCGGCTCGACCACGGCCAATGCCGAACGGCGCAGGCAGGTCGCGTTCTCGCCGCTGATGTTCGTCGCCGGCACCAAGCTGATGGTGCCGAAAACCACGACGGGCACCGCGCCGACCGACTTCAAGGGCAAGACCATCGTCGTCACCAAAGGCACCACCAACGAACAGGCGATGCATGCGGTCGACAAGAAGTTCAATCTCGGCCTCAACATCGTGGTCTCGCCCGACCACGAACAGAGCTACCAGATGCTGGTCGACGGCAAGGCCGATGCGTTTGCGACGGACGATATCCTGCTGTCGGGCCTGATCGCGCGGCACAAGTCACAGGATAAGTATCGTGTTGTCGGCGATTACCTGTCCTACGATCCCTACGGCATCATGTTCCGCAAGGGCGAGAAGCAATTGAGTGACGTCGTCGAGCGTACCTTTCGGCGGCTCGGCTCCAACCGCGATCTGATCCCGCTCTACAACAAATGGTTCGTCGCCCGCCTGCCGACCGGCGAGCGCATGGGCGTCTCGATCTCGCCGCAGCTGGAAGAGAGCTTCAAGGTCCTGGACGACTCAGCGGGCGGGACGAATTGAGGCTTAGCGTTCTGCATTAGGTCCGCGGTACTATCAAATGTCGTCCCCGCGAAGGCGGGGACCCATAACCTCCGAGCCTGAGGTTAGAAACTGCCGTAGCCACGGTGCTAAATCTTTTAATCGGCGTGTATGGGTCCCCGCCTTCGCGGGGACGACAGCCGAGAGGCCGCTTAATCTCTCAAAAAAACACCAGATCCTGCGCCTTGCCGCCGCGCAGCACCGTCGCATATTCGATCGCCGCGAACAGTCCACCCGCCACATAGATCTTGCGCGGCACGGCGCGCGCCAGTTGCTGGCTGAGGCGCACCGCGTCTTCCATGGCATTGGCCACATGAATGCGCGCCGCCGGATGAGCCTTGCGCGCGGCAGCGCCGACCACGCGCGCGTCTGCGCCCTTGTGATAGGCGCGGGTACAGACGATCGTATCGAAGACGGGCGCGAGATGCTTGGCGATATCATCGACATTCTTGTCGCCGGAGACACCGAGCACGAGCAACCAGTTGTCGTCGCCATGGATGGCGCGAAGGCTCTTCAGGGCTTGTGCGACGCCATCAGGCGTATGGCCGACATCGATGACGGTCAGGGGATCGCGCTGAACGATCTCGAGCCGTCCCGGCCATCTGGTATCGCGCAGCCCGGTCCGAACCGCGAGATCGATGGCGCTGGTGGTCGCATCCGGATGCATGCGCTGCATCCAGAGAATGAACAGCGCAGCCGCGATGGCGGCGTTGTTGAGTTGGAACTCGCCGGCCAGCATGAGTTCGAGCGCGCGCAGATCGAATGCGCCCAGCCGGCAGTTGAAGGCCTGGGCCTTGGCTGACGCAAAGACGTTGCTGATCGTGATCTCGTCGCCGATATGCAGGCCGGTGACGTTGCGGTTGCGGTTGTACTCGGCGAGATTGCCGCGCATGGGCAGGCAGTTCTCGCCATAGACGACGGTGCCGCCCGAGATACACGCATCGCTCTTGTCGCAGGCGATCAGCTCCAGCGAGTTGCCGAGCAGGTTGACGTGTTCGAGATCGACCGAGGTGACGCAGGTGATGTCGGCGCCGACCAGCCGAACCGGATCGTAGCGTCCGCCAATGCCCGCCTCGAACACGGCGAATTCGCATTCGGTCTCCTGGAAATACAGGCAGGCCAGCGCGAACTGAGCCTCGAAGGCGCCGAAGGTCTCATGCAGCGTGTGCTGCTTGAGATCGGCGATGGCGGTGGCGACACGCAGTACGAGGGCTTCCAGCAATTCGTCATCGACAGGCACGCCGTCAATCTGGAAGCGCTCGTTGAAGCGATAGAGATGCGGTGACGTGAACAGGCCCGTTCGCAGGCCGAAAGCACGTCCGATGCTGGCGCAGAATGCCGCGGTCGAGCCCTTGCCGTTGGAGCCGGTGACGACCACGGAATGTCTGCGCAGCCTGATGCGGTCGATGGACAGCGCATCGAGCAGCATCGCCAGCCGGGCGAGGCAGAGGCCGTCGCCATATTTGGGCAGGTTAAACATCGAGCAGGCCGATCGCC
It contains:
- a CDS encoding bifunctional folylpolyglutamate synthase/dihydrofolate synthase translates to MFNLPKYGDGLCLARLAMLLDALSIDRIRLRRHSVVVTGSNGKGSTAAFCASIGRAFGLRTGLFTSPHLYRFNERFQIDGVPVDDELLEALVLRVATAIADLKQHTLHETFGAFEAQFALACLYFQETECEFAVFEAGIGGRYDPVRLVGADITCVTSVDLEHVNLLGNSLELIACDKSDACISGGTVVYGENCLPMRGNLAEYNRNRNVTGLHIGDEITISNVFASAKAQAFNCRLGAFDLRALELMLAGEFQLNNAAIAAALFILWMQRMHPDATTSAIDLAVRTGLRDTRWPGRLEIVQRDPLTVIDVGHTPDGVAQALKSLRAIHGDDNWLLVLGVSGDKNVDDIAKHLAPVFDTIVCTRAYHKGADARVVGAAARKAHPAARIHVANAMEDAVRLSQQLARAVPRKIYVAGGLFAAIEYATVLRGGKAQDLVFF